From the genome of Triticum aestivum cultivar Chinese Spring chromosome 3B, IWGSC CS RefSeq v2.1, whole genome shotgun sequence, one region includes:
- the LOC123069248 gene encoding phospho-N-acetylmuramoyl-pentapeptide-transferase homolog isoform X1, translating to MASPSSSSSSASCSYSYYSCPAPHHPRFRRSLRRPPLPRARAFSTPSSRRPSAVQETQLGSIPLGPTRRRRSIQITTSFDDDLGDFSLVHHDDEDDAFGVVLYSSESDWSDDEVVLTQIGDVELPTMMTERRFKAAEGAITIAAHRLATIGKGQRKSRTQQGLMNNVGLIAFLAVLLLFVDWCSWWIVRLPLDSFYLTRPFLISAVLSTLAGFIFAPIADRMKIHHFRRRGKPISPSYGKPTPAMGGLFFIPIGILVARRHVGSNSSGVNGAAIITIIFAVVGLLDDISNLVVDRSHKVPQWIRFLVQTAAGIYFFIWLGSANISTPYNMKFIVPLPPPFGLAFMGKVYLVLATVCSLSMGTGVTLVDGLDGLAGGVAALALVGLSVAALPICSELSVFGASMSGACTGFLLHNRYRASIVMGRVGSFALGGALATIAACSGMFIPMLIACSVFFLELLVVILQVPLSMTLKHIHGTNRSFQRILPSHYYLRLWGIKEPYIVAGAYIMTCFLTVLAGYLGLVSA from the exons AtggcatctccctcctcctcctcctcctccgcctcctgctcctactcctactactcgtGCCCCGCACCCCACCACCCGCGCTTCCGGCGATCCCTCCGGCGGCCGCCTCTCCCGCGGGCGCGTGCCTTCTCGACGCCGTCCTCCCGCCGACCCTCCGCTGTGCAG GAGACCCAGCTTGGAAGCATCCCATTGGGGCCCACACGCAGGCGTCGTTCCATTCAAATCACCACATCATTTGATGAT GATCTGGGGGATTTCTCGCTAGTGCAtcatgacgacgaggatgatgcaTTTGGTGTTGTTTTGTATTCAAGTGAGAGTGATTGGAGCGACGACGAGGTTGTGTTAACCCAAATTGGGGATGTTGAGTTGCCAACGATGATGACCGAGAGGCGCTTCAAGGCGGCAGAGGGAGCGATAACTATTGCTGCCCATAGGCTCGCCACCATTGGGAAAGGGCAAAGGAAGAGCAG AACTCAACAAGGGCTGATGAATAATGTTGGGCTGATTGCTTTCCTAGCAGTGCTACTTTTGTTTGTCGACTGGTGTTCATGGTGGATTGTTAGGCTACCTCTGGACTCATTTTATTTGACACGCCCTTTTTTAATATCAGCAGTTCTATCCACATTAGCTGGATTTATTTTTGCACCCATTGCTGATAGAATGAAGATTCATCATTTCCGGAGGAGAGGGAAGCCTATATCTCCATCCTATGGAAAACCAACCCCAGCAATGGGAGGACTGTTCTTCATTCCGATTGgtattttggttgcaagaagacaTGTTGGTTCGAACTCAAGTGGAGTAAATGGAGCAGCTATAATAACCATCATATTTGCAGTAGTTGGGTTACTTGATGATATTTCAAACCTTGTCGTGGATCGCAGTCATAAAGTACCTCAGTGGATAAGATTTTTGGTTCAG ACTGCTGCTGGGATCTACTTCTTTATCTGGTTGGGTTCTGCAAATATTTCAACACCATACAACAT GAAATTCATTGTTCCCCTGCCTCCGCCATTTGGTCTTGCATTCATGGGGAAAGTTTATCTGGTTCTGGCTACAGTATGTTCTCTTTCCATGGGTACTGGAGTAACATTGGTTGATGGTCTTGATGGTTTGGCTGGTGGTGTTGCTGCTTTGGCACTCGTTGGATTGTCTGTTGCCGCTCTTCCGATCTGCTCGG AGCTGAGCGTTTTCGGAGCATCTATGTCAGGTGCTTGCACCGGCTTTCTTTTACATAACAGATATAGGGCCTCAATAGTTATGGGTCGAGTTGGCTCTTTTGCACTTGGAGGAGCACTTGCTACAATTGCAGCATGTAGTGGAATGTTCATTCCTATGTTAATTGCATGCAGCGTCTTCTTTCTCGAGCTACTTGTGGTAATATTGCAG GTTCCTTTAAGCATGACTCTGAAGCACATCCATGGGACAAACAGATCTTTCCAGCGAATTCTTCCCTCGCATTACTATCTTAGACTGTGGGGCATAAAGGAGCCTTATATCGTGGCGGGTGCATACATCATGACATGCTTCTTAACTGTGTTGGCAGGATACCTTGGTCTTGTCTCAGCGTAA
- the LOC123069248 gene encoding phospho-N-acetylmuramoyl-pentapeptide-transferase homolog isoform X2, with the protein MKIHHFRRRGKPISPSYGKPTPAMGGLFFIPIGILVARRHVGSNSSGVNGAAIITIIFAVVGLLDDISNLVVDRSHKVPQWIRFLVQTAAGIYFFIWLGSANISTPYNMKFIVPLPPPFGLAFMGKVYLVLATVCSLSMGTGVTLVDGLDGLAGGVAALALVGLSVAALPICSELSVFGASMSGACTGFLLHNRYRASIVMGRVGSFALGGALATIAACSGMFIPMLIACSVFFLELLVVILQVPLSMTLKHIHGTNRSFQRILPSHYYLRLWGIKEPYIVAGAYIMTCFLTVLAGYLGLVSA; encoded by the exons ATGAAGATTCATCATTTCCGGAGGAGAGGGAAGCCTATATCTCCATCCTATGGAAAACCAACCCCAGCAATGGGAGGACTGTTCTTCATTCCGATTGgtattttggttgcaagaagacaTGTTGGTTCGAACTCAAGTGGAGTAAATGGAGCAGCTATAATAACCATCATATTTGCAGTAGTTGGGTTACTTGATGATATTTCAAACCTTGTCGTGGATCGCAGTCATAAAGTACCTCAGTGGATAAGATTTTTGGTTCAG ACTGCTGCTGGGATCTACTTCTTTATCTGGTTGGGTTCTGCAAATATTTCAACACCATACAACAT GAAATTCATTGTTCCCCTGCCTCCGCCATTTGGTCTTGCATTCATGGGGAAAGTTTATCTGGTTCTGGCTACAGTATGTTCTCTTTCCATGGGTACTGGAGTAACATTGGTTGATGGTCTTGATGGTTTGGCTGGTGGTGTTGCTGCTTTGGCACTCGTTGGATTGTCTGTTGCCGCTCTTCCGATCTGCTCGG AGCTGAGCGTTTTCGGAGCATCTATGTCAGGTGCTTGCACCGGCTTTCTTTTACATAACAGATATAGGGCCTCAATAGTTATGGGTCGAGTTGGCTCTTTTGCACTTGGAGGAGCACTTGCTACAATTGCAGCATGTAGTGGAATGTTCATTCCTATGTTAATTGCATGCAGCGTCTTCTTTCTCGAGCTACTTGTGGTAATATTGCAG GTTCCTTTAAGCATGACTCTGAAGCACATCCATGGGACAAACAGATCTTTCCAGCGAATTCTTCCCTCGCATTACTATCTTAGACTGTGGGGCATAAAGGAGCCTTATATCGTGGCGGGTGCATACATCATGACATGCTTCTTAACTGTGTTGGCAGGATACCTTGGTCTTGTCTCAGCGTAA